From Dehalococcoidales bacterium, a single genomic window includes:
- a CDS encoding 4Fe-4S binding protein encodes SFSTWIICSSVYFLRCISSPPVRYILAENSKSQWHYLRGKGHSAANPVLTTLRYFKDEYLAHINDKKCPAGVCRELLTFSIDAANCTGCGVCARGCPTKAISGEKKQPHTINQELCIKCGGCFDSCKFDAVRKQ; translated from the coding sequence TCTTTTAGCACCTGGATAATCTGCTCTTCAGTGTACTTCTTGCGCTGCATTTCGAGTCCTCCCGTTCGCTATATTCTAGCAGAGAACTCTAAGAGCCAATGGCATTATTTACGGGGGAAAGGTCATTCGGCGGCCAACCCGGTGCTCACCACCCTGCGCTATTTCAAGGACGAATACCTCGCCCATATCAACGATAAAAAGTGCCCGGCCGGCGTCTGCCGCGAGCTGCTGACCTTCAGCATCGACGCCGCCAATTGCACCGGCTGCGGCGTCTGCGCCCGGGGCTGTCCCACCAAGGCTATCAGCGGGGAAAAGAAACAGCCCCACACCATCAACCAGGAATTATGCATCAAATGCGGCGGCTGCTTCGACTCCTGCAAGTTTGACGCCGTGCGGAAACAGTAG